A section of the Tenrec ecaudatus isolate mTenEca1 chromosome 10, mTenEca1.hap1, whole genome shotgun sequence genome encodes:
- the CHRNB1 gene encoding acetylcholine receptor subunit beta isoform X2 — protein MTRRALLPLLLLGALWAPLPPGAQGSEAEGRLRNKLFSGYDSSVRPARELGDRVRVSVGLTLAQLISLNEKDEEMNTKVYLDLWTDYRLSWNPEDYEHIDSVRVTAQSVWLPDVVLLNNNDGNFDVALDVNVVVSSDGSVRWQPPGLYRSSCSIQVTYFPFDWQNCTMVFSSYSYDSSEVSLWTGLGPDGEERQEIHIHEGTFTENGQWELIHKPSRLIPPVGDPRGGGEGQHQEIAFYLIIRRKPLFYLVNVIAPCILITLLAIFVFYLPPDAGEKMGLSIFALLTLTVFLLLLADKVPETSLAVPIIIKYLMFTMVLVTFSVILSVVVLNLHHRSPHTHQMPLWVRKIFIHKLPRYLGLRRPKTERDQMPEPPSLPLRDSPGSGWGRGIDEYFIRKPPSDFLFPKLHRFQPELSTSDLRRYMDGPSRAGGLPPELREAVSSISYIARQLQEQEDHDALKEDWQFVAMVVDRLFLWTFIIFTSVGTLVIFLDASYHVPPPDPFP, from the exons ATGACCCGGAGGgcgctgctgccgctgctgctgctgggagcTCTGTGGGCGCCACTCCCTCCGG GCGCCCAAGGCTCAGAGGCGGAGGGTCGGCTCCGCAACAAACTTTTCTCGGGCTATGACAGTTCCGTGCGGCCGGCACGAGAGCTGGGAGACCGCGTCCGGGTCAGCGTCGGCCTCACCCTGGCGCAACTCATCAGTCTG AACGAGAAGGATGAAGAGATGAACACAAAGGTGTACCTAGACCTG TGGACGGACTACAGGCTGAGCTGGAACCCCGAGGATTACGAGCACATTGACTCGGTGCGCGTCACCGCGCAATCCGTGTGGCTGCCAGACGTGGTGCTCCTGAACAA CAACGATGGAAATTTTGACGTCGCTCTGGACGTAAACGTGGTGGTGTCCTCCGACGGCTCTGTGCGCTGGCAGCCTCCGGGCCTGTATCGGAGCAGTTGTAGCATCCAG GTCACTTACTTCCCTTTTGACTGGCAGAACTGCACCATGGTGTTCAGTTCCTACAGCTACGACAGCTCAGAGGTCAGCCTGTGGACAGGCTTGGGGCCCGATGGAGAAGAGCGGCAGGAAATTCACATTCACGAAGGTACCTTCACTG AGAACGGTCAATGGGAGCTCATTCATAAACCCTCGAGGCTGATCCCGCCTGTCGGGGACCCGAGGGGAGGAGGTGAAGGACAGCATCAGGAGATAGCCTTCTATCTCATCATTCGCCGGAAGCCTCTCTTCTACCTGGTCAACGTCATCGCCCCCTGCATCCTCATCACTCTCCTGGCCATCTTTGTCTTCTATCTGCCTCCCGATGCAG GGGAGAAGATGGGGCTCTCCATCTTTGCCCTGCTGACCCTCACTGTGTTCCTGTTGCTGCTGGCAGACAAAGTGCCTGAGACCTCCCTAGCAGTCCCCATCATTATCAAGTACCTCATGTTCACTATGGTCCTCGTCACCTTCTCAGTCATCCTTAgtgtggtggttctcaacctgcaccACCGCTCACCCCACACCCATCAAATGCCCCTTTGGGTTCGAAAG ATATTCATCCACAAGCTACCACGGTACCTGGGCCTGAGAAGGCCCAAAACTGAGAGAGATCAGATGCCggagcccccttctctccccctcagagattctccagggagtggctggGGTAGGGGAATAGATGAATATTTCATCCGGAAGCCTCCAAGTGATTTTCTCTTCCCCAAACTCCACAG GTTCCAGCCTGAACTGTCCACCTCCGACCTGCGGCGATATATGGATGGCCCAAGCCGGGCTGGGGGCCTGCCCCCCGAGCTCCGGGAAGCCGTTTCTTCCATCAGCTACATCGCCCGCCAGTTGCAGGAGCAGGAGGACCACGACGCG CTGAAGGAGGACTGGCAGTTCGTGGCCATGGTAGTGGACCGCCTCTTTTTATGGACCTTCATCATCTTCACGAGCGTCGGGACCCTGGTCATCTTTTTGGATGCCTCATACCACGTGCCTCCTCCAGACCCCTTTCCATGA
- the CHRNB1 gene encoding acetylcholine receptor subunit beta isoform X1: MTRRALLPLLLLGALWAPLPPGAQGSEAEGRLRNKLFSGYDSSVRPARELGDRVRVSVGLTLAQLISLNEKDEEMNTKVYLDLEWTDYRLSWNPEDYEHIDSVRVTAQSVWLPDVVLLNNNDGNFDVALDVNVVVSSDGSVRWQPPGLYRSSCSIQVTYFPFDWQNCTMVFSSYSYDSSEVSLWTGLGPDGEERQEIHIHEGTFTENGQWELIHKPSRLIPPVGDPRGGGEGQHQEIAFYLIIRRKPLFYLVNVIAPCILITLLAIFVFYLPPDAGEKMGLSIFALLTLTVFLLLLADKVPETSLAVPIIIKYLMFTMVLVTFSVILSVVVLNLHHRSPHTHQMPLWVRKIFIHKLPRYLGLRRPKTERDQMPEPPSLPLRDSPGSGWGRGIDEYFIRKPPSDFLFPKLHRFQPELSTSDLRRYMDGPSRAGGLPPELREAVSSISYIARQLQEQEDHDALKEDWQFVAMVVDRLFLWTFIIFTSVGTLVIFLDASYHVPPPDPFP, translated from the exons ATGACCCGGAGGgcgctgctgccgctgctgctgctgggagcTCTGTGGGCGCCACTCCCTCCGG GCGCCCAAGGCTCAGAGGCGGAGGGTCGGCTCCGCAACAAACTTTTCTCGGGCTATGACAGTTCCGTGCGGCCGGCACGAGAGCTGGGAGACCGCGTCCGGGTCAGCGTCGGCCTCACCCTGGCGCAACTCATCAGTCTG AACGAGAAGGATGAAGAGATGAACACAAAGGTGTACCTAGACCTG GAGTGGACGGACTACAGGCTGAGCTGGAACCCCGAGGATTACGAGCACATTGACTCGGTGCGCGTCACCGCGCAATCCGTGTGGCTGCCAGACGTGGTGCTCCTGAACAA CAACGATGGAAATTTTGACGTCGCTCTGGACGTAAACGTGGTGGTGTCCTCCGACGGCTCTGTGCGCTGGCAGCCTCCGGGCCTGTATCGGAGCAGTTGTAGCATCCAG GTCACTTACTTCCCTTTTGACTGGCAGAACTGCACCATGGTGTTCAGTTCCTACAGCTACGACAGCTCAGAGGTCAGCCTGTGGACAGGCTTGGGGCCCGATGGAGAAGAGCGGCAGGAAATTCACATTCACGAAGGTACCTTCACTG AGAACGGTCAATGGGAGCTCATTCATAAACCCTCGAGGCTGATCCCGCCTGTCGGGGACCCGAGGGGAGGAGGTGAAGGACAGCATCAGGAGATAGCCTTCTATCTCATCATTCGCCGGAAGCCTCTCTTCTACCTGGTCAACGTCATCGCCCCCTGCATCCTCATCACTCTCCTGGCCATCTTTGTCTTCTATCTGCCTCCCGATGCAG GGGAGAAGATGGGGCTCTCCATCTTTGCCCTGCTGACCCTCACTGTGTTCCTGTTGCTGCTGGCAGACAAAGTGCCTGAGACCTCCCTAGCAGTCCCCATCATTATCAAGTACCTCATGTTCACTATGGTCCTCGTCACCTTCTCAGTCATCCTTAgtgtggtggttctcaacctgcaccACCGCTCACCCCACACCCATCAAATGCCCCTTTGGGTTCGAAAG ATATTCATCCACAAGCTACCACGGTACCTGGGCCTGAGAAGGCCCAAAACTGAGAGAGATCAGATGCCggagcccccttctctccccctcagagattctccagggagtggctggGGTAGGGGAATAGATGAATATTTCATCCGGAAGCCTCCAAGTGATTTTCTCTTCCCCAAACTCCACAG GTTCCAGCCTGAACTGTCCACCTCCGACCTGCGGCGATATATGGATGGCCCAAGCCGGGCTGGGGGCCTGCCCCCCGAGCTCCGGGAAGCCGTTTCTTCCATCAGCTACATCGCCCGCCAGTTGCAGGAGCAGGAGGACCACGACGCG CTGAAGGAGGACTGGCAGTTCGTGGCCATGGTAGTGGACCGCCTCTTTTTATGGACCTTCATCATCTTCACGAGCGTCGGGACCCTGGTCATCTTTTTGGATGCCTCATACCACGTGCCTCCTCCAGACCCCTTTCCATGA